In Zingiber officinale cultivar Zhangliang chromosome 1A, Zo_v1.1, whole genome shotgun sequence, a genomic segment contains:
- the LOC122034524 gene encoding leucine-rich repeat extensin-like protein 3, whose protein sequence is MAGKEQKIATIIIKVDLECCCCSKKIKSSLCQLQKRFKITSIAYDAKKNTVTVSGPFNPDCFIKKLCCMAYKVIKDVEIKKPDPPPPPPPPPPPPEPAPPPPEPVPPPPKPEPPAPAPEPPPPPPAPKPPPPAPEPPPPAPEPPPPAPKPPPPAPEPPPKPKPEPEPAPPPEVVLKFPMWAFPPPMWPCCYQPCPCYEPHHGCCRCCSCGHVTAAPPPPQPMADPVPPQPMYYGGYPCYKIVCEDEPSYGCSIM, encoded by the exons ATGGCAGGGAAAGAGCAAAAG ATCGCCACAATTATCATAAAGGTCGACCTCGAATGCTGCTGCTGCTCCAAGAAGATAAAGAGCAGTCTGTGCCAGCTCCAGA AGCGATTCAAGATCACTTCCATCGCCTACGATGCGAAGAAGAACACCGTCACGGTCTCCGGCCCCTTCAACCCCGACTGCTTCATCAAGAAGCTCTGCTGCATGGCCTACAAAGTGATCAAAGACGTCGAGATAAAAAAACCAgacccaccaccaccaccacctccacctccaccgccGCCAGAACCAGCTCCTCCCCCTCCTGAACCTGTTCCACCCCCTCCCAAACCCGAACCGCCAGCGCCGGCCCCGgaacctccacctccacctcccgCTCCAAAACCACCACCGCCTGCCCCCGAACCTCCCCCGCCCGCTCCCGAACCGCCCCCACCCGCCCCCAAACCGCCTCCACCGGCACCCGAACCACCGCCTAAGCCCAAGCCGGAGCCGGAGCCGGCGCCGCCCCCGGAGGTGGTGTTGAAATTTCCTATGTGGGCTTTTCCGCCCCCGATGTGGCCCTGCTGCTACCAGCCGTGCCCCTGCTACGAGCCGCACCACGGGTGCTGCCGTTGCTGCTCATGCGGCCACGTGACCGCCGCCCCGCCGCCACCACAACCTATGGCAGATCCCGTGCCGCCGCAACCCATGTACTATGGTGGCTACCCGTGCTACAAGATCGTGTGCGAGGACGAACCCTCCTACGGCTGCTCCATCATGTAA